Proteins from a genomic interval of Betta splendens chromosome 10, fBetSpl5.4, whole genome shotgun sequence:
- the ocrl gene encoding inositol polyphosphate 5-phosphatase OCRL isoform X2, producing MDKSLGIREDVCLGTVRGEELRSGQKEPRLLSLIERNGEFILCVLASPDTVVSCPVAQLSIPINGNFKIVREAEEALLIDFSSGSSVKIRVKGEKAPELLLELQDDDRTQTFLTQVKSAQQQVQSNHTKLKAMEPTPPPFPRGTDPIPPQRANKTANSVSSGANPPKPTSALPPNVSTTRNQTKAVQSLASDLGLVENFNHTVKIEEKKNHQNRLVASREPPPVPPLPPRKASQSPSTRMERQPSWCDSPTTNTMRQAVLSSQAGQREYLIKHRMGKKEREYVDIQNFRFFIGTWNVNGQAPDCSLEPWLCCDKEAPDVYALGFQELDLSTEAFFYMDSSKEQLWVEAVENCLLKKARYKKIWIIRLVGMMLMVFVKKNLKNHIKEVAAEHVGTGIMGKMGNKGGVAVRFVFHNTSFCIVNSHLAAHVEDFERRNQDYKDICARMTFHLLDHPPLSIVKHDVVIWLGDLNYRLCNFTASEVKQLIAQNDLKTLQKFDQLNMQRLTKRAFTDFIEGEVNFIPTYKYDPKTDQWDSSGKCRVPAWCDRILWRGSYVDQLQYRSHMELQTSDHKPVSSLFSIGVKVVNEQRHKKVFEDIVRAMDRMENDFLPSVSLSKREFIFQNVKFRQLQKAPFQITNDGQVPCHFAFIPKLSDSQYCKSWLRAEPSDGFLEPNETLEIYLEVYVSKDSVTLLNSGEDEIEEILVLHLDRGKDYFITITGNYLPSCFGTSLETLCRMKKPIREIPITKLIDLEKSKMNFLMVDGTSTEDKPLKIPKEVWILVNHLFTKSCDQEDLFQTPGLQEELQSIIDCLDTSIPDSIPGCNHSVAEALLIFLEALPEPVLCYELYQRCLDCSHDSRLCKQLIAQLPRAHRNVFRYLMAFLKELLRHSHNNNLTASLIASLFASLLIRPPPNLVGRQTQHDRQKAIDFILGFLMAGDEE from the exons ATGGATAAATCTCTAGGGATACGCGAGGACGTGTGCTTGGGAA CGGTGAGAGGTGAGGAGCTGAGGTCgggccagaaggagcccaggctGCTGTCTCTAATTGAACGCAATGGGGAGTTTAT ATTGTGTGTTTTGGCCTCCCCGGACACTGTTGTGTCCTGTCCAGTGGCTCAGCTGTCTATTCCCATCAATGGTAATTTTAAAATTGTACGAG AAGCTGAAGAGGCTCTTCTTATAGACTTCTCATCAGGTT CCTCTGTAAAGATACGAGTTAAAGGGGAGAAAgccccagagctgctgctggaactgcAGGATGATGATCGGACCCAGACTTTCCTCACACAAGTGAAGAGTGCTCAGCAGCAAG TTCAATCGAACCACACAAAACTGAAAGCAATGGAGCCAACTCCTCCACCATTCCCGCGAGGCACTGACCCCATCCCTCCGCAGAGAGCAAACAAGACGGCTAACTCTGTCAGCTCTGGAGCGAATCCACCTAAACCTACCAGTGCACTGCCTCCCAACGTCAGCACTACAAGAAATCAGACTAAAGCAG TTCAGTCACTTGCCTCAGACCTTGGCTTAGTGGAAAATTTCaaccacactgttaaaatagaggaaaagaaaaaccaCCAGAATCGCTTGGTGGCCTCTAGGGAGCCTCCTCCTGTTCCCCCTTTGCCTCCTCGCAAAGCCTCTCAGAGTCCATCGACCCGAATGGAGAGGCAGCCTTCGTGGTGCGACAGCCCCACCACCAACACCATGAGACAGGCCGTGCTCTCCAGCCAGGCAGGACAAAGAGAATACCTGATCAAGCACCGCATGGGTAAAAAGGAGCGCGAGTATGTGGATATCCAGAACTTCAG GTTTTTCATAGGCACCTGGAATGTGAATGGCCAGGCTCCAGACTGCAGCCTTGAGCCATGGCTCTGCTGTGACAAAGAAGCTCCTGATGTGTATGCTCTGGG CTTTCAAGAGTTGGACCTGAGCACTGAAGCGTTCTTCTACATGGACTCATCCAAGGAGCAGTTGTGGGTGGAAGCTGTGGAGAACTGTTTGCTGAAAAAAGCCAGGTACAAGAAG ATTTGGATCATACGACTAGTTGGGATGATGCTTATGGTTTTTGTCAAGAAGAATCTCAAGAATCACATTAAAGAAGTGGCTGCAGAGCATGTGGGGACAGGAATCATGGGAAAAATG GGGAACAAAGGAGGCGTGGCAGTGAGGTTTGTCTTTCACAACACAAGTTTCTGCATTGTAAACTCTCATCTAGCGGCACATGTGGAGGATTTTGAGCGGCGCAACCAGGACTACAAAGACATCTGTGCTCGCATGACGTTCCACCTGCTGGACCACCCGCCTCTTAGTATCGTCAAGCATGA TGTAGTCATCTGGCTGGGGGATTTGAACTACCGTCTATGCAATTTCACTGCTAGCGaagtcaaacagctcattgctcAGAATGACTTGAAGACGCTTCAGAAGTTTGACCAG CTGAACATGCAGCGGCTGACTAAGAGAGCATTCACAGATTTTATTGAGGGAGAGGTAAACTTCATTCCCACATACAAGTACGACCCAAAAACAGATCAGTGGGACTCAAG TGGCAAGTGTCGTGTCCCGGCTTGGTGTGACAGAATTCTGTGGCGAGGAAGTTATGTCGATCAGCTCCAATACCGAAGTCACATGGAGCTACAAACTAGTGACCATAAGCCcgtcagctccctcttcagtaTAGGG GTGAAAGTGGTAAATGAGCAGCGTCACAAAAAGGTGTTTGAGGACATTGTTCGGGCAATGGACAGAATGGAGAACGATTTCCTTCCATCTGTGTCTCTAAGCAAGAGAGAA tttatatttcaaaatgtaaaattcCGACAGCTCCAGAAAGCGCCCTTCCAAATAACGAATGACGGCCAGGTCCCCTGTCACTTCGCCTTCATCCCCAAACTCAGTGACTCGCAGTATTGCAAGTCGTGGCTTCGTGCGGAGCCAAGTGACGGATTCTTAGAACCAA ACGAGACCCTGGAGATCTATCTGGAGGTTTATGTCAGTAAGGACTCCGTCACACTGCTGAACTCTGGAGAGGACGAGATAGAGGAAATTCTGGTTCTCCATCTGGACCGTGGCAAAGACTATTTCATTACCATCACCGGCAACTACTTGCCCAGCTGCTTTGGCACGTCGCTGGAGACACTGTGCCGCATGAAGAAGCCCATAAGAGAGATCCCCATCACTAAACTCATTGACCTG GAAAAGTCAAAAATGAACTTCCTGATGGTGGATGGTACAAGTACTGAGGACAAACCTCTAAAGATCCCCAAGGAGGTGTGGATTCTGGTCAACCACCTCTTTACCAAGTCTTGTGATCAG GAGGACTTGTTCCAAACACCAGGCCTtcaagaggagctgcagagcatcATCGACTGTCTGGACACCAGCATCCCAGACTCCATCC CTGGTTGCAACCACTCGGTGGCTGAGGCTCTGCTGATCTTCTTGGAGGCGTTGCCGGAGCCCGTGTTGTGTTATGAACTCTACCAACGGTGCCTCGACTGCTCTCACGACAGCCGCCTCTGCAAACAG TTGATCGCCCAGTTGCCCCGGGCTCATCGCAATGTGTTTCGCTATCTAATGGCTTTTCTGAAGGAACTCCTCAGACactcacacaacaacaacttaaCAGCCAGCCTCATAG CTTCACTCTTTGCCAGCCTCCTCATCCGACCGCCTCCAAACCT
- the clic2 gene encoding chloride intracellular channel protein 2, with protein sequence MQNSDKEPSIELFIKAGHDGENVGNCPFCQRLFMVLWLKGVKFTVTTVDMRKKPAELKDLAPGTNPPFLLYNGVLKTDFIKIEEFLEQTLAPPRYPHLSPLNKESFDVGADIFAKFSAYIKNSPNNAFHEKNLLREFKRLDLYLNAPLPEEIDHNSRETVTVSKRKFLDGDRLTLADCNLLPKLHVIRVAAKKYCNLEIPDDFTGVWRYLQNAYEREEFKQTCPADLEIEKAYLNVANKRS encoded by the exons ATGCAGAACTCTGACAAGGAGCCGAGCATTGAGCTGTTCATTAAG GCTGGACACGACGGGGAGAACGTGGGGAACTGCCCCTTCTGCCAGAGGCTCTTCATGGTGCTGTGGCTGAAGGGAGTCAAGTTCACGGTGACCACCGTCGACATGAGGAA GAAACCCGCGGAGCTGAAGGACCTGGCCCCGGGGACGAACCCGCCTTTCCTCCTCTACAACGGGGTGCTCAAAACAGACTTCATCAAAATCGAGGAGTTCCTTGAGCAGACGCTGGCTCCTCCCAG GTATCCCCACCTCAGCCCGCTGAACAAGGAGTCCTTCGACGTGGGCGCCGACATCTTCGCCAAGTTCTCGGCGTACATCAAGAACAGCCCCAACAACGCCT TTCACGAGAAGAACCTGCTGCGGGAGTTCAAGCGCCTGGACCTGTACCTGAACGCGCCGCTGCCGGAGGAGATCGACCACAACTCCCGGGAAACCGTCACCGTCTCCAAGAGGAAGTTCCTGGACGGCGACCGCCTCACCTTGGCCGACTGCAACCTGCTGCCCAAGCTGCACGTCATCAGG GTTGCTGCGAAGAAGTACTGCAACTTAGAGATCCCCGACGACTTCACGGGCGTGTGGCGATACCTGCAAAACGCCTACGAGCGCGAGGAGTTCAAACAGACGTGTCCGGCTGACCTCGAGATTGAGAAGGCGTACCTGAACGTGGCCAACAAGCGGAGCTAG
- the si:ch73-335m24.2 gene encoding protein eva-1 homolog C isoform X2: MMLQHNSIIDLLDAQGVNSTESLEPNPGSFTWDTMPAPWGLCSSLCFLLLLALEVNTVRSAPDLSLYLHTILKNHTAHACEGDALAIECPSRTSVSVLSAFYGRRVPSQHLCPPANPNATAEEDTDCASPVATQKTLSECQDRRSCRIPVLSSVFGQDPCPLTSKYLLVSYKCRPEHHRTRLVCENERLRLACKNDTVLAVYSATFGHLLHGSPYCPQEPAPQADMECLSPSALRKVSRRCHGRANCSLLADTQTFGDPCFPGTRKHLRVSFTCVPRYLLEDVARGATDPFLISDYTHGLPEKVALYFVSGICAGLVFLLCVFGIRSTLVKDVKDLVADLNEELKASRRRRKELMEDLFDDEISDTSSFRRLTQSYRTTDVLSPSTLAVEMVDREVGQLRDLPNGDMWPHRDSSPYAIHKISTYNN; the protein is encoded by the exons ATGATGCTGCAGCACAATAGCATCATTGACCTTCTGGACGCTCAGGGAGTCAATAGCACCGAGTCTCTGGAACCCAACCCGGGGTCCTTCACGTGGGACACCATGCCGGCGCCGTGGGGTCTGTGCTCgtctctctgctttctgcttcttctggcTCTGGAGGTGAACACCGTGCGCTCCGCTCCCGACTTGTCTT TGTATCTCCACACCATCCTGAAGAACCACACGGCTCACGCGTGTGAAGGAGACGCGCTCGCCATCGAATGCCCCTCCAGGACGTCCGTGAGCGTCCTGTCGGCGTTCTACGGGCGACGCGTCCCCAGTCAACACCTGTGTCCGCCCGCGAACCCGAACGCGACAGCGGAGGAGGACACAGACTGTGCTTCTCCCGTCGCGACCCAG AAAACCCTGTCAGAGTGTCAGGACCGGCGCTCCTGCCGCATCCCGGTCCTCAGCTCGGTGTTCGGACAGGACCCGTGTCCCCTCACAAGCAAATACCTGCTGGTCTCCTACAAGTGCCGGCCAG AGCACCACCGCACGAGGCTGGTGTGCGAGAACGAGCGTCTGAGGCTGGCGTGTAAAAACGACACTGTCCTCGCAGTCTACTCGGCCACGTTCGGACACCTGCTGCACGGCAGCCCTTACTGCCCCCAGGAGCCCGCACCGCAAGCGGACATGG AGTGCTTGTCACCTTCAGCTCTGAGGAAGGTGTCCCGCAGATGTCACGGCAGAGCCAACTGTTCACTGCTTGCCGACACTCAGACCTTCGGGGACCCCTGCTTCCCCGGCACCAGGAAACACCTGCGGGTGTCCTTCACTTGCG TACCTCGGTATCTTCTGGAGGACGTGGCTCGGGGGGCGACAGATCCATTCCTGATTTCGGACTACACACACG GTCTACCAGAGAAAGTGGCTCTGTACTTTGTCTCTGGCATCTGTGCAGGTCTGGTTTTTCTACTCTGCGTTTTCGGTATTCGCTCCACGCTGGTGAAGGACGTTAAGGATCTGGTTGCTGACCttaatgaggagctgaaggcctCTCGCAGGCGGCGCAAGGAGCTCATGGAGGACCTCTTTGATGATGAGATCTCAGACACGTCATCCTTCCGTCGCCTCACGCAGTCCTATCGCACGACGGACGTCTTGAGTCCTTCCACTTTGGCAGTGGAAATGGTGGATCGAGAGGTGGGACAGCTGAGGGACCTGCCCAATGGAGACATGTGGCCACATCGAGACTCTAGCCCTTATGCCATCCACAAGATTAGCACCTACAACAATTAA
- the ocrl gene encoding inositol polyphosphate 5-phosphatase OCRL isoform X1, translating to MDKSLGIREDVCLGTVRGEELRSGQKEPRLLSLIERNGEFILCVLASPDTVVSCPVAQLSIPINGNFKIVREAEEALLIDFSSGSSVKIRVKGEKAPELLLELQDDDRTQTFLTQVKSAQQQVQSNHTKLKAMEPTPPPFPRGTDPIPPQRANKTANSVSSGANPPKPTSALPPNVSTTRNQTKAVQSLASDLGLVENFNHTVKIEEKKNHQNRLVASREPPPVPPLPPRKASQSPSTRMERQPSWCDSPTTNTMRQAVLSSQAGQREYLIKHRMGKKEREYVDIQNFRFFIGTWNVNGQAPDCSLEPWLCCDKEAPDVYALGFQELDLSTEAFFYMDSSKEQLWVEAVENCLLKKARYKKIWIIRLVGMMLMVFVKKNLKNHIKEVAAEHVGTGIMGKMGNKGGVAVRFVFHNTSFCIVNSHLAAHVEDFERRNQDYKDICARMTFHLLDHPPLSIVKHDVVIWLGDLNYRLCNFTASEVKQLIAQNDLKTLQKFDQLNMQRLTKRAFTDFIEGEVNFIPTYKYDPKTDQWDSSGKCRVPAWCDRILWRGSYVDQLQYRSHMELQTSDHKPVSSLFSIGVKVVNEQRHKKVFEDIVRAMDRMENDFLPSVSLSKREFIFQNVKFRQLQKAPFQITNDGQVPCHFAFIPKLSDSQYCKSWLRAEPSDGFLEPNETLEIYLEVYVSKDSVTLLNSGEDEIEEILVLHLDRGKDYFITITGNYLPSCFGTSLETLCRMKKPIREIPITKLIDLGEDSYMEKEKSKMNFLMVDGTSTEDKPLKIPKEVWILVNHLFTKSCDQEDLFQTPGLQEELQSIIDCLDTSIPDSIPGCNHSVAEALLIFLEALPEPVLCYELYQRCLDCSHDSRLCKQLIAQLPRAHRNVFRYLMAFLKELLRHSHNNNLTASLIASLFASLLIRPPPNLVGRQTQHDRQKAIDFILGFLMAGDEE from the exons ATGGATAAATCTCTAGGGATACGCGAGGACGTGTGCTTGGGAA CGGTGAGAGGTGAGGAGCTGAGGTCgggccagaaggagcccaggctGCTGTCTCTAATTGAACGCAATGGGGAGTTTAT ATTGTGTGTTTTGGCCTCCCCGGACACTGTTGTGTCCTGTCCAGTGGCTCAGCTGTCTATTCCCATCAATGGTAATTTTAAAATTGTACGAG AAGCTGAAGAGGCTCTTCTTATAGACTTCTCATCAGGTT CCTCTGTAAAGATACGAGTTAAAGGGGAGAAAgccccagagctgctgctggaactgcAGGATGATGATCGGACCCAGACTTTCCTCACACAAGTGAAGAGTGCTCAGCAGCAAG TTCAATCGAACCACACAAAACTGAAAGCAATGGAGCCAACTCCTCCACCATTCCCGCGAGGCACTGACCCCATCCCTCCGCAGAGAGCAAACAAGACGGCTAACTCTGTCAGCTCTGGAGCGAATCCACCTAAACCTACCAGTGCACTGCCTCCCAACGTCAGCACTACAAGAAATCAGACTAAAGCAG TTCAGTCACTTGCCTCAGACCTTGGCTTAGTGGAAAATTTCaaccacactgttaaaatagaggaaaagaaaaaccaCCAGAATCGCTTGGTGGCCTCTAGGGAGCCTCCTCCTGTTCCCCCTTTGCCTCCTCGCAAAGCCTCTCAGAGTCCATCGACCCGAATGGAGAGGCAGCCTTCGTGGTGCGACAGCCCCACCACCAACACCATGAGACAGGCCGTGCTCTCCAGCCAGGCAGGACAAAGAGAATACCTGATCAAGCACCGCATGGGTAAAAAGGAGCGCGAGTATGTGGATATCCAGAACTTCAG GTTTTTCATAGGCACCTGGAATGTGAATGGCCAGGCTCCAGACTGCAGCCTTGAGCCATGGCTCTGCTGTGACAAAGAAGCTCCTGATGTGTATGCTCTGGG CTTTCAAGAGTTGGACCTGAGCACTGAAGCGTTCTTCTACATGGACTCATCCAAGGAGCAGTTGTGGGTGGAAGCTGTGGAGAACTGTTTGCTGAAAAAAGCCAGGTACAAGAAG ATTTGGATCATACGACTAGTTGGGATGATGCTTATGGTTTTTGTCAAGAAGAATCTCAAGAATCACATTAAAGAAGTGGCTGCAGAGCATGTGGGGACAGGAATCATGGGAAAAATG GGGAACAAAGGAGGCGTGGCAGTGAGGTTTGTCTTTCACAACACAAGTTTCTGCATTGTAAACTCTCATCTAGCGGCACATGTGGAGGATTTTGAGCGGCGCAACCAGGACTACAAAGACATCTGTGCTCGCATGACGTTCCACCTGCTGGACCACCCGCCTCTTAGTATCGTCAAGCATGA TGTAGTCATCTGGCTGGGGGATTTGAACTACCGTCTATGCAATTTCACTGCTAGCGaagtcaaacagctcattgctcAGAATGACTTGAAGACGCTTCAGAAGTTTGACCAG CTGAACATGCAGCGGCTGACTAAGAGAGCATTCACAGATTTTATTGAGGGAGAGGTAAACTTCATTCCCACATACAAGTACGACCCAAAAACAGATCAGTGGGACTCAAG TGGCAAGTGTCGTGTCCCGGCTTGGTGTGACAGAATTCTGTGGCGAGGAAGTTATGTCGATCAGCTCCAATACCGAAGTCACATGGAGCTACAAACTAGTGACCATAAGCCcgtcagctccctcttcagtaTAGGG GTGAAAGTGGTAAATGAGCAGCGTCACAAAAAGGTGTTTGAGGACATTGTTCGGGCAATGGACAGAATGGAGAACGATTTCCTTCCATCTGTGTCTCTAAGCAAGAGAGAA tttatatttcaaaatgtaaaattcCGACAGCTCCAGAAAGCGCCCTTCCAAATAACGAATGACGGCCAGGTCCCCTGTCACTTCGCCTTCATCCCCAAACTCAGTGACTCGCAGTATTGCAAGTCGTGGCTTCGTGCGGAGCCAAGTGACGGATTCTTAGAACCAA ACGAGACCCTGGAGATCTATCTGGAGGTTTATGTCAGTAAGGACTCCGTCACACTGCTGAACTCTGGAGAGGACGAGATAGAGGAAATTCTGGTTCTCCATCTGGACCGTGGCAAAGACTATTTCATTACCATCACCGGCAACTACTTGCCCAGCTGCTTTGGCACGTCGCTGGAGACACTGTGCCGCATGAAGAAGCCCATAAGAGAGATCCCCATCACTAAACTCATTGACCTG GGAGAGGACAGCTACATGGAAAAG GAAAAGTCAAAAATGAACTTCCTGATGGTGGATGGTACAAGTACTGAGGACAAACCTCTAAAGATCCCCAAGGAGGTGTGGATTCTGGTCAACCACCTCTTTACCAAGTCTTGTGATCAG GAGGACTTGTTCCAAACACCAGGCCTtcaagaggagctgcagagcatcATCGACTGTCTGGACACCAGCATCCCAGACTCCATCC CTGGTTGCAACCACTCGGTGGCTGAGGCTCTGCTGATCTTCTTGGAGGCGTTGCCGGAGCCCGTGTTGTGTTATGAACTCTACCAACGGTGCCTCGACTGCTCTCACGACAGCCGCCTCTGCAAACAG TTGATCGCCCAGTTGCCCCGGGCTCATCGCAATGTGTTTCGCTATCTAATGGCTTTTCTGAAGGAACTCCTCAGACactcacacaacaacaacttaaCAGCCAGCCTCATAG CTTCACTCTTTGCCAGCCTCCTCATCCGACCGCCTCCAAACCT
- the si:ch73-335m24.2 gene encoding protein eva-1 homolog C isoform X1, with protein MMLQHNSIIDLLDAQGVNSTESLEPNPGSFTWDTMPAPWGLCSSLCFLLLLALEVNTVRSAPDLSLYLHTILKNHTAHACEGDALAIECPSRTSVSVLSAFYGRRVPSQHLCPPANPNATAEEDTDCASPVATQKTLSECQDRRSCRIPVLSSVFGQDPCPLTSKYLLVSYKCRPEHHRTRLVCENERLRLACKNDTVLAVYSATFGHLLHGSPYCPQEPAPQADMECLSPSALRKVSRRCHGRANCSLLADTQTFGDPCFPGTRKHLRVSFTCVPRYLLEDVARGATDPFLISDYTHGGWYTGPTYRPQNVFLTNSLEIIEKILGLPEKVALYFVSGICAGLVFLLCVFGIRSTLVKDVKDLVADLNEELKASRRRRKELMEDLFDDEISDTSSFRRLTQSYRTTDVLSPSTLAVEMVDREVGQLRDLPNGDMWPHRDSSPYAIHKISTYNN; from the exons ATGATGCTGCAGCACAATAGCATCATTGACCTTCTGGACGCTCAGGGAGTCAATAGCACCGAGTCTCTGGAACCCAACCCGGGGTCCTTCACGTGGGACACCATGCCGGCGCCGTGGGGTCTGTGCTCgtctctctgctttctgcttcttctggcTCTGGAGGTGAACACCGTGCGCTCCGCTCCCGACTTGTCTT TGTATCTCCACACCATCCTGAAGAACCACACGGCTCACGCGTGTGAAGGAGACGCGCTCGCCATCGAATGCCCCTCCAGGACGTCCGTGAGCGTCCTGTCGGCGTTCTACGGGCGACGCGTCCCCAGTCAACACCTGTGTCCGCCCGCGAACCCGAACGCGACAGCGGAGGAGGACACAGACTGTGCTTCTCCCGTCGCGACCCAG AAAACCCTGTCAGAGTGTCAGGACCGGCGCTCCTGCCGCATCCCGGTCCTCAGCTCGGTGTTCGGACAGGACCCGTGTCCCCTCACAAGCAAATACCTGCTGGTCTCCTACAAGTGCCGGCCAG AGCACCACCGCACGAGGCTGGTGTGCGAGAACGAGCGTCTGAGGCTGGCGTGTAAAAACGACACTGTCCTCGCAGTCTACTCGGCCACGTTCGGACACCTGCTGCACGGCAGCCCTTACTGCCCCCAGGAGCCCGCACCGCAAGCGGACATGG AGTGCTTGTCACCTTCAGCTCTGAGGAAGGTGTCCCGCAGATGTCACGGCAGAGCCAACTGTTCACTGCTTGCCGACACTCAGACCTTCGGGGACCCCTGCTTCCCCGGCACCAGGAAACACCTGCGGGTGTCCTTCACTTGCG TACCTCGGTATCTTCTGGAGGACGTGGCTCGGGGGGCGACAGATCCATTCCTGATTTCGGACTACACACACG GTGGATGGTACACTGGCCCCACCTACAGGCCTCAAAACGTGTTCTTAACCAACTCTCTGGAGATCATTGAAAAAATACTGG GTCTACCAGAGAAAGTGGCTCTGTACTTTGTCTCTGGCATCTGTGCAGGTCTGGTTTTTCTACTCTGCGTTTTCGGTATTCGCTCCACGCTGGTGAAGGACGTTAAGGATCTGGTTGCTGACCttaatgaggagctgaaggcctCTCGCAGGCGGCGCAAGGAGCTCATGGAGGACCTCTTTGATGATGAGATCTCAGACACGTCATCCTTCCGTCGCCTCACGCAGTCCTATCGCACGACGGACGTCTTGAGTCCTTCCACTTTGGCAGTGGAAATGGTGGATCGAGAGGTGGGACAGCTGAGGGACCTGCCCAATGGAGACATGTGGCCACATCGAGACTCTAGCCCTTATGCCATCCACAAGATTAGCACCTACAACAATTAA